TGAATCTCATAAGAGGTAAGGAGAGAAAAgtcgagagagagagagagagagagagagaatcctCACTACCAagtttgaagtcttggaagtATTGCACCTATACTAAAGGGAGCACTCCTCCAAGATAAAGAACAAGGTTATGAGTTCAGATGTTGGGTTCAGTACATAGAGTTAAGGCTGTGAATCGTCTTCTCCTTCGTGTTTTACTGTTTTGTATTTCagtttcaattatatctttctTAGTTTTCTTTGAGAGGTAAAAGGCAAGAAAGTGAGACATTGAGAAAAAGTCATAGAGTGAAAAAGGCTAAGAGAAatacttgagagaaaagccaaaagtgatttcagatttttttgttgttgtattTTCTGTTTTGTGTCATATGCATGAGAGGTATCCCTTGCTAAGTTGGTTAAGCACTTAATGTAATGAGTCTAGGTAATTGCATAGCCAAGTCAAGTTTATGTTGAAGCTTGTGTGCCCAAATAGGATTACGTTGAGCCCTTGAAAATTGGTGTGTGTAATATTTGAATTGATAGTGAAAATTCTACCAAtgttgtggtggagactggatgtaggttgcattgcacaGAGAAACTAAACTAGGATAGATGGATGTgtcattctcttcttctcttctcaaCTCTATTTTTCTAGTTTTATGAGGAAAAATAGAATTGTCTCTTGCATAATACGCTGCGCAGACTAAATAgaagtaaaataattatttctgGTTTTAAGTCTACTTATTCAAAGTTAAAGAAGGCCATAGATTTAACCACCCTTTTCTAAACCTTCTAGAACCTTCATTAACCTCGATAATTTATTCTTCAATTCCGTTTGAAATCTCCAAAAACATAATTCTCATATTTGAAAAAATTGCATAAAGCCCACTTTCAACTTCATTCTCAAGTTCAATAATTTTTCAAGACCCAAAAATCATTTTTCTTCaccaatcaaattcaaatatggtAAATTCTccaaaacttttaaaaataaaattctttaaTCAAACTCAAGACATAGTTCTTTTCATATGAAATCGAGTTCAGAACATAATCCTTTTTTTAATGAATCAAActcaaaataaaatcttttccCTAATAAATTGAACTCAAATCataattcttttcttaataaataaaaCTCTAAACAAAACCCTTTTTGTAATAATTCAAACTCAAATCATAactctttttttaataaatcaaacttaaaacaaaattcttttcttaataaataaaactcaaaacataattcttttctCAATAAATCGAACTGAAAATATGacttttttcataataaatcgaaatcaattaatatgattcttaaatcaaattttcttttaaataacgCTTCAAACAAAGTCTCagagttttataaaaatttcgacAATATCTCTTCTAAAATTCGAACTTTGCTGcccttcaagggtcccaacAACCAAACTAAACACCTTTAGATTATTCAAATTATTTCCAATAATTCATTATCTCAACAACTCCAACTCAACTCAAAGAAATCAACGAAAACCCAGAATTTGAATAACCAATCCACTAAATCACAATAGTTCAACCTCAATTATCAATACGGATTCAAACGCTCAATAATCATTATATCACAATTCAGAAACCAATTTAATCAATCAATAAATCAATCATTTATCCAAAATAACTCGATTCAATCTATAAGACCCACATAATCaccaaaaatatattatttgtattgatttataACAATTTTTTGGGGGGAAAATAAGCTTAAAGAAAATGCCCCTACTTTGTTTGCGACTTAACTACTCGACAAACTCCATTTCTATTCTTATCTCGCAGTAGCGACATCAATACCAACCATTCCCACAGTAGCCACAGCATACGTAAGAACCGTAGCTCAATCCGTACAAAGAAAGGAACCAAGAACGATGCAGTGGCAGCTCTGGCGGTGATTCCAGCGACACCCGCGCCACACCCGGTGACTAGAATGGCGGCGGAGCAATTCCAGCAGCCGAAGGTAGCTTAACGACAAGCTCCATCCGCAACAACGACCACCGCAGTGACATCACTCCTCCCTACCATCGCCTTCTCTCTTCCTGGTGTCCAGCTCCAGCGGGGAACTCACCCATCGGCGGCAACAAATGCAACTAGGCGACGAGTTATAACAGCTCGACGATGGCGAGGCAGAACGGCAGCAATCTTTCTTCCATGTCTCCTCTCTCGCGCTTGTTCTCTCTCTCGGACGCATCTCTCTTTGTTATGGCCTCCCGATGGCGATGCGATGGCATCTTCTTCATCGATGGCGACGCAAAGGCAAGCTTGGCAGTGTCTTCTTGTGACTTCAACGGCGACAACTCTCACGAGCTCTCCCTTCCTCTTCTTGTCGCAGTAGCGCTGACGGAGAACCTAGCAGCGGCGACAAGCGACGACCCATGATGATGGCGGCAACAGCTCCATGGTGGTGAGCTGGGCACGACGGTGAGGTTTCCTTCCCTCTCTTTGcaattctctttctctcttcctctACTCTTTCCTCTCTTTCCCATTAGTGTGTGTGCTAAAAAATGGGGGGTGACGGCTAGTGAATTTTGTGTTAGAATTTGAGTTGTGTGTTGGTAAATTAGGGTTTTAGGTagtttagtaattttaataaaattatggataataaagtaattaaaaatcaattttaatttaacaaaattgtctttaaaaaatattatttattcatatatttataaattatttttaaataattactctaattcaataattagaagtaatcatattaattttttttaaattataaaataaaattcaaaatctatttatttaaattaaaacatataaaattcacattatttttcagccactaaaattttaaatcaataataaaaaaactcaACTACTATAaaaatctataaaaataatatcttaaataaataaaataaatcataaataatttataacttaatttttgaaaatatggaATCTTATCTTGACATTCACCCATAATCAAAGGatgttctctttttttttttgggtcaaaTATGCTCTTTCTAAAACAACCATTAAAAATTCGCCCGAAAGTCTCAATTTGATTTGTGCCATATAACCATATAATCATCTAATCCAAATGATACTAGCTAAACTAGGCCTTTAGGTCCAATAATGACCCATGTCATAGCCCAGCCCATATTTGATAAATCACGGAAAGACAGTTTTACCCTTGTCCCCTCTTTCGTCGTTGCATCTGAGACTCCATTatcaaaaccaaaaaaatagCAGAATCTCACCAATTCAACCCCCCCGGCCCCGATTCTTTCCAAAGTTTatccctttttcttctcttcttctttgtcTTCGAACGAAGTTCCTACAAAATGAACTGaatttatttaaagaaaaaaaaacattttttttaaattattctttaaGTATCGTTTAAAGAACCACATCCCATTTTTACTCAGTGCTGGGGGGTCTTCAGAAAGGGGAtgaatttaaattagtgaaaatttTAGGGTTTAAGATTGTGataattttgtgagttgtgaGTTGTGATTATGCTTAGGTTGTGGAAATGGTACCAAAATTGCTTGGCTGTTCACCCTGTTAAGACACAGGTAATCAGTTCAGGAATCATATGGGGTGTTGGTGACATTGCTGCACAAGCTGTCACTCATAGTTATTCTACACCTAACACTGCCCACACTCATCAAATTCAGGTAAAACACTGTTTTAATTTAGTGAGACATAATGTCATTTCATATTTGCTATAATGGTGGATTTTCACTTCTTTTATTACTTATTTTGTGTGTATTGGTAGTTGTATGCTGTTTGGATTTGTGGCTCACATGTTAATAGtgcataaaaaagaaaagaaaagaaaaagaagatagaatCACTGTGGCTGTGGCTGACAAGATTGCAATGAGCCTTGTAACTTGTTCTTTTGCCCCTTCACCAATGCCATGGTTCTTGCCTTTTGGCTTAGATGGAATTTGGTTTTTTGGAGTCTGATATTGCTATCTTTGTTGAAAAGattagaattttttatattattattattattattaaagctTCTCTATCAAATTAAGCATTTGTTCTTACTTTGACCTTTCTTTTTATGACAGTAGTGAATGTGAGAGATTGTTAATTAATGGTGAATTGGCGATTTTGTATTAGTACTCGTAAAACTTCACATTGTCTCTTTTGGTTAATGGCATTATCTTGTAGGATGACGATGACGAAGAATTCAAGATCAACTGGAAGCGGGTGGCTACAACCAGCTTGTTTGGGTTAAGCTTTGTTGGCCCAGTTGGCCATTACTGGTAAATAGCATTACTTTGTCAATTATGTTGTGTGCTTGCATATTGACAGTATTTTATTGTGATGGTTTCTTGTCTGACTTTGAGATCCTGAATCTGCATTTGCTTGTTAAGTTTTCTAGTTGATTTATCCGCATTTGCTTCCttggtttttaatttttgtaaattaATTCCGTGATCTCACTAAAAGAATTAGATTAATGCACATCAGATGGTTTTTAACCACACTGCAAAATGATCATGGCTAGTTATTCACTCTGACCTATCATAGGTAAATGCCAATTGTGGAACAGGTTACTGAGTTTTATTTCAAAGCTGCAAACTAGTATTTTTATAGGCTAGGTGTTCGGACTCTTATCAAACAGATTCCAACCATACATTTAAGATAAAATTGAAGGATTAGCGTTGTGAACTTTTCATCTGCTCAGGGCCTAAAGCTTCTATTTGGGCTCTGAATAAGGGATCCCTTTCCGCTTCTGTAGCACAAAATGCCTGATCACAGGGATGGTGCAGTACGGGCTTCTCATCAGTTACACGGGGCTGAAACTTTCTATCTTAACTGCTGTTGTATGTTTGCTTGTGCCTTTATATGAGTGATAGAAGTATATCCAATGTCCCAAATTTACTTATCTTATCTTACTCATACGGTTCTTCACTACTATTATTTTGGCAGATTTGGCAATTGTAGTTCACATAGGTCTACAAGTTCAGTATAAGTGTTGAATTTCTTTTAGTAAAAGGCATGTGATGATCGCAATTTAAATAGGTGTGGCTTGCTGCTCCAGAAATGTCTAATCGACATATGAGCTTCATGAATCACATACGTCTTTTTGCAGTAAACATTGTGTTCCACATTTATATAACTGAAGTTGTTGATAATACATCTAAAATAGTATGTACAAGTAGCGGGAAGGGTGTAGTGGTGTTGGGCATGGCGAATATCAGCTTGttaattcttctttttctccgTTGATGTTGATTGTTGTAGGTATGAAGGCTTGGATAGATATATAAGATTGAGACTCATGCTCAAACCAGATTCCTTCCGCTTCGTTGCCTCTAAAGTTGCCATTGACGGGTTCCTTTTCGGGCCATTGGATTTACTCGCATTTTTCACTTACATGGGCCTTTCTACCGGAAAGAGTATTCCTCAAATCAAAGAAGATGTGAAGAGAGATTTTCTTCCCGCCTTTATCTTAGAAGGAGGGATATGGCCCATTGTTCAGGTCGCAAATTTTCGGTATGTACCCGTAAGGTATCAGCTCCTATATGTCAACCTCTTCTGCTTGCTGGATAGCTGTTTCTTGTCTTGGATTGAGCAACAACAGGATGCTCAATGGAAAAAATGGGTGAAATCTTTTCTACCTCTCAAGTAACACAGAGAAGCATCAAGTCTTAATTTAGTGCTTCTCAATTTCTCACTCATGTCTTCATTCCCGGCCTTGTCAATTTGTTAAATGTTCATCTCAGATTGTACTAGTTTATAAAAGCCTATTGATTTACAAGATATGATTTTCATCTTGAATACAAATTGACACTTTGCTCAATCAAACATGTGCAATATCAAGTTctattgaataaaaataatacaaggaacaagagaagctaTCATACACATGTTACTAGTTAGCATTCAATAATATTTCGAAGTTCAAACTTCAAAGCATGttgatttgattattttatttaattttttacagattagaaaataaaattttcgtACCTGATCTTGTGGTGCCAATCTACATCATTCTGCCAAGCCcactaaatcaaattttaaagacAAAACTCCCCAGATTGATCTTAATTTCTGCATTTGGACGAATTGATTACTGGGAGAAAGATTCAACTTGTGAACTTTGCACACATTGTAAGACAAtgtatagaaaaaaaaaaagaattataatTGATAATAGTTAAATTAGTTTGGCCAAATACAGACAAACATTTCTTTTTTAAAGAGACAAATTTGTGTGGCGTTAGTTTTGATAGGGACTAATCTTGGAGTTTAGTTTAATTCAGTTAATATCAAGCTTTGAAAATCTCTAATTCAGTAAGCTAAGCAATATTGTGATagagttgataaaaaaaaatttgaaacatTAAGAATTCGTCTTCTACTCTAGGAAACACCATTCTTTACATAATGAACATAAAATGAGTTTGTTTCTTCTTTTACAACACAACACAATGCTGTCAATGCCCCATCTCTGAAGTATTATCACAGTTTTTGACTTGGTTGTTAACCTTCACTACTTGAGTCAGATAGGCAAAGACCATAAGCACTAGTCATTTCACTATGCACACTTGAGCTGCACTGTTGAGATGATAATCCCAAATTGAAGTCTCTCAAGTCCTGTTGGTATTGACAGGCATCATAAGTTGAACTCTCTGGCCAACTGTATATTCTGGTATGCCCCGGCGTAATGTCGCCTACAAGATCCGACAGAGAAACCAATCCTTCTAAGGCACCTGCAATCTGTTATACAATTTGTGAAAACTTTGTGGTTAGATACATGCACTCCTTGTGAAGATCTATTTAATTTTCCTCACAATGAAGCATTTCGCTTTTCCATGATGATAATTCTATCCCAAGAGGGATGTTGTAATTAGAAGTAGACAAGATCACAAGAAGGTGGATTCTATACAGAGTGAGAATGGCATGAAGTATTTGATGAACTGAAGCAGGATTAATGGACCAAATTTTTATGTCTTTCTATGATGTCGACGCCTTTTTATGTTAGTTTTAATGTAACAAAGATCATTGTTCTAATTGTAGTTACCCTCATGATCTAGCAATAGCCCCAACAGTTAAAGTTCTAATTAGCTCCCGTCTTTTATGTTTTTTCCCCTTTATGTATGCTGATGGAAATGGAAAACCATGAATAGATTATTACTTGGCTCATACGGGGTCGAAGGCTGGCTGAATGGCGCACGCAGGCGGCTGCGCAGGTAATCATTCTAGTCATCTCATCAGCTTTATAATTATTCTGCAACCTTGGATCAACAAGATCACTGACATCACCATCTTCTAGCACTTGCGCAAGCAAGGGCCTAGCCTGCAGTGCCAATAGATAAAAACATATTGCAAACCCAATTTAAAACTCAGGAAGGTTCATTCGCAAAGGAGCTTATGTGGAACaaagaaaaaccaaaaaaaatgtCCCTTAAATTCACTTTTGCTTTGAAGAATCACCAACTAGACCAAGCATCTAAGGCATATGCAAGTTAGCATTTCTAAAGTGCAATATATAAGCTGGCAAAAAATTATCTAAGTTGTTATCCACAGTCAACATACAGAGATACCAAAATTTGAtccataaataaattttaaaagctaGATTTTCAAACATGTGGGTTTGCATGTATGCTCCTATTTGTACGTGACCGCAATCTTCGAATTGATGAACTCACCCAATCAACCAAGCTCACGTTTCTTGATCCTTCTGTACTGATTGCTGGACGTCCAGTTAAGAGTTCTAAAAGCATCACTCCATAGGAATATACATCTGATTTATCTGTTAGTTTACCACTTGATGCATATTCTGGAGCCAGATACCTGCAATTATGAAGATAAAATTCTGATGTTCGAGGCTAAAACTGTTCTCGTCGTATCCATTAGATAACTTTAACAAACATCATCATAGTATCATATGGATTCCCAGCATCTGGGGCAGCCTGCATCCTACTCTAATCAAGAAAACAATGGAGACCCAAATCAATTCTTGCAGTTATGTGTGGCAAGTTGAAAAGTGACCATACCCAAAGGTTCCCACGACTCGGGTGGTGAGGTGAGTGATGCAACCATCAGCGTTGTTGGGGAAGATCTTTGCTAGGCCAAAGTCAGAAACCTGACATAAAGTCAAGCTCATTATCATTCTAAAGAAATTGAGAAACATATCTTCAAACATTGCCTATTAACATAGCCACATTGGAAAAATCTGTTCTAGTCAAGTTTTATTAATAAGATGATGTTtggtgaatgaaaaaaataaaaaggaaaagggCATGTTCAGTTAACTTATAAGCATTCTGAAGGGTGTTTCACAGTTGTTACTTAACATTTAAGTGAATAACATAACCCTTACCTTTGCTTCAAAATTGAAGTCCAGAAGGATGTTAGATGCTTTAATATCACGGTGAATGATTGCTGGATTACCTGCAGAAGCACGAACACATGATGCTTTTAATTAGAACAGACTACTGATCTAGTTTTGAAAGGCATAATATGTTAGTATATGCTTATATGAGATGTACAACTCCAATCAATTCATGTGAGAAATGGgatttctataatttttttttaactcatCACAACACTATAGTGAGATTTGCAAGCATTATATTAAAGTTTAGGAATGCTAAAATTTTAACTTCAAAGTATTTATTCTGCTTCAAGTTTAAGGGTGAATAAGAATTCTCACAATCTTCATGTAGATATGCAAGCCCTTTTGCAGATCCCAGGGCAATCTTAATTCTCTTCTCCCACCGTACAACGGGCTTCCCTTCCCCTGCAATACAGTGTATCATCTTCAGGACCATGCAACTGGTAAATGGAACCGCAAAGTACTTGCTTATGATGCAAGAAAGGGTACAGAACATGCAAGTCATAAAAGATCACCAACCACTGTAGAAAAAAACTAAGAGCAAGATTGCCATAAATGGTAGGCTTACCATGTAAATGGAATTCCAATGTGTTATTTGGAACAAATTCATAAACAAGCATTCTTTCAGACATGGTAACGCAGTATCCAACCAACTCAACAAGATGCTTGTGATGCACTCGGCTAATGGTCTCAACCTCGGCCTGAAATTCTCGCTCTCCTTGCTGGCTTCCTGATTTCAACTGTTTAACTGCAATTTCCTTTCCACTTGGAAGAATTCCTTTATATACATAACCAAATCCACCTTCCCCAAGAAGGTTGGCTTCAGAGAAACTCTTAGTGGCTGCTACTAGCTCATCATATGTGAAAATGCCATTCACAGGGCCGAAATCTCCACCTCCCTCTGTTAGCTTTGATGGATTTGGCAGCACTTTGATGACATGAGAACCTGATTCTGACTCTGACATAATTTAGTACGCAAACATCCCAATAACTGCGCACaaatctaactaaaaataaaatgcataTTGTAATATGAGACGAGTTACATTGGATGATCAATCCTTCGTCAGATTTCTAACTCTGATTCTATCATTGGTTATGGATTCATGGATTATGAAAACATAAGCAGaagaaattaataaagaaatttAGATCCTAAATTTTGCAACTCCAGGATTCAACTCCTAAAGTGTATGTATAGTTCAATCAATCTACTTACATTGCAAGTAAGCTTTAACTAAGATAAGGTAATTTCTTAAGATTCTAATCTATCTAATGATCTGTATTGCGAGCAATCATTTTAAAGTGAGTAGTGATATACCCTCTTAAACATCTTTCCTAATTATTATCCTCCTAATTCCTAAACAAGATGTATTCAATATCttaaaaacatataaactacTAGATACTTTCTTTGTTGAGAAACTGAGATGATTATGAGTAGGTTTAGCaggaaaaataattttctttcaaaatacAACTCCGTAATTGTAGGTACAATTCTCAGTTTAATTGAGAGTCAATTCTACTTCTATATGGACCAACCAATTCTCATAAAGTTTCTAAGAAGTTTAGATTAATGCATAAACTTATCATCAATTAATATAGTTAAGGCTGAAGAATAAGATTTGACTTTTACTCTTAGCTCCAACACAAGGTGATGATTCCTCAGATTGATGTGTATGCAGATTcttctgctgctgctgctgctgctttttctttctattcCTGAACAAAAGTAACATAAGTGCTACAACAAACCCAATAACGATACCACCAATTACAATTCCTTCAATTATGAATCCACTTGGCACTTCGAACCCTGAGTGTTTATCAACGTCCACTGCAAGCGGCAAGCTTCGACTCGACGGTGGCTGCGCCGGCGTTGCCTCTGGAGTTGATGGCAATGTAGGTTCCGTGAAAGGGTAAACGGTCGCCGGTGGCTGTGGCAGCAGCGGAGAGGTTGCTGCTGCTTCCGGTGCCAGAGGCCAAAATCTCTGTGGTGGTGGTGAAGTGGCTGTTGGAACTGGAAGCGCCGGCGAAACTTTCCGGTGACGCAGCGGCAATGCTGGTAACGAATTTGACGGAAAAGTAACCGACGGCGGAATCAGAGATGGCGGAGACGAAGGAAGCGGCGTCGCCGGAACTGGAGGAGATGCTGCCGCCGGCAACGCCGTATTCGGAGGAGACGGCGTTGCTGGAATTGGATTCTCGTTCGATGTAATCGGAGTCGACGGTGAAGCAGCGACGATTGGAATTTCCGGCAGAGGCGGCGATGAGGAAATCGCCGGCGGGACTTGAGTAACCGGAGGCGGGGAGTTTGTAGGCATAGACACCACCTCCGGCGGAGAAGTGATCGGCGGCGAGGTAAGTGGTGGTGCTGTAGGCATTGGAAGCACTAACGGCGGTGATGGAGGAGAAGGAAATTGTGGTGGCGCTGCTGTAGGTTGGAACAGCAATGGCGATGGGGGAGGAGTAATGTCAATAAGCGGCGGAGACGGCGGAGCCATTGCCGGTGAACTTGCCGGAGTCAAAGGTGCAACTGaaaacattttatttatttttctattttaaatttctttaaagaaaagaaaagaaaagaaaaagaaagaaaaagaaaaagaagaaaagaaagaagaagtccTAAGTAGTAAAGTTTAAGAACTGAAAATGCATGGTCTTGAAGGAAAGCAAGTAATGCTATGTGTTCCAAAGAGGGATTTGCAGTTGAAAAAGTGAAAAGTGTGAGGGGGTGGAATGCAATTTGATTAGGGAGTGAAGTGAAGAAGTGAAGTGCAGTCCAACTAACTATACGAATAGGAGGTGCTTTTCTTGGTGGTGCAATTCCATTGCATGTGAGAGGCTATACAACTAGCTAGCTTTGCTAGTTATGATAGATTATATGGTGATggataaatttataaatattttcgTAGTGGGTTTAGGTGTTACTAGATGAGACAAAGACATGCATGTGGTAGTTTGTTAACCTTTTCGAAAAGaagaatattttatataaaataaatactagCATGGACTTTTTTAGTCTCTAAGGAGACTAGGAGAGACCACTTTCAAATCGGTGAATAAAAATACAACTAACATAATACTAAAAGTATAATCAGTCTGCTATTAGTGAACTACTCGTATAATCAATATATGTATCAGAATAAAAAatgtttatatatttatatttagggataagtacttttttcgtccCCAAGATCTggggtcaaaatca
This sequence is a window from Arachis stenosperma cultivar V10309 chromosome 10, arast.V10309.gnm1.PFL2, whole genome shotgun sequence. Protein-coding genes within it:
- the LOC130955843 gene encoding uncharacterized protein LOC130955843, which codes for MLRLWKWYQNCLAVHPVKTQVISSGIIWGVGDIAAQAVTHSYSTPNTAHTHQIQDDDDEEFKINWKRVATTSLFGLSFVGPVGHYWYEGLDRYIRLRLMLKPDSFRFVASKVAIDGFLFGPLDLLAFFTYMGLSTGKSIPQIKEDVKRDFLPAFILEGGIWPIVQVANFRYVPVRYQLLYVNLFCLLDSCFLSWIEQQQDAQWKKWVKSFLPLK
- the LOC130955842 gene encoding proline-rich receptor-like protein kinase PERK15, whose product is MFSVAPLTPASSPAMAPPSPPLIDITPPPSPLLFQPTAAPPQFPSPPSPPLVLPMPTAPPLTSPPITSPPEVVSMPTNSPPPVTQVPPAISSSPPLPEIPIVAASPSTPITSNENPIPATPSPPNTALPAAASPPVPATPLPSSPPSLIPPSVTFPSNSLPALPLRHRKVSPALPVPTATSPPPQRFWPLAPEAAATSPLLPQPPATVYPFTEPTLPSTPEATPAQPPSSRSLPLAVDVDKHSGFEVPSGFIIEGIVIGGIVIGFVVALMLLLFRNRKKKQQQQQQKNLHTHQSEESSPCVGAKKSESGSHVIKVLPNPSKLTEGGGDFGPVNGIFTYDELVAATKSFSEANLLGEGGFGYVYKGILPSGKEIAVKQLKSGSQQGEREFQAEVETISRVHHKHLVELVGYCVTMSERMLVYEFVPNNTLEFHLHGEGKPVVRWEKRIKIALGSAKGLAYLHEDCNPAIIHRDIKASNILLDFNFEAKVSDFGLAKIFPNNADGCITHLTTRVVGTFGYLAPEYASSGKLTDKSDVYSYGVMLLELLTGRPAISTEGSRNVSLVDWARPLLAQVLEDGDVSDLVDPRLQNNYKADEMTRMITCAAACVRHSASLRPRMSQIAGALEGLVSLSDLVGDITPGHTRIYSWPESSTYDACQYQQDLRDFNLGLSSQQCSSSVHSEMTSAYGLCLSDSSSEG